In Campylobacter vulpis, a genomic segment contains:
- a CDS encoding DNA cytosine methyltransferase yields the protein MRLKICDIDKNAIASYQANHPYTKTICKDICELNNAELKEFSNIDILLGGPPCRCIHPRNSRALNNTAHKIILNGY from the coding sequence TTGAGGTTAAAAATTTGTGATATTGATAAAAATGCGATTGCAAGTTATCAAGCAAATCACCCTTATACTAAAACGATTTGCAAAGATATATGTGAGCTTAATAATGCTGAATTAAAAGAGTTTAGCAACATAGATATTTTGCTTGGTGGTCCCCCTTGTCGATGTATCCACCCACGAAATTCTAGAGCTTTAAACAATACCGCTCATAAAATTATTTTAAATGGCTATTGA